The following proteins are co-located in the Myroides profundi genome:
- a CDS encoding Crp/Fnr family transcriptional regulator, with the protein MFEKVDKDSLLSQEFINKYKPYFREEVYPAKTVLLEEGAIANKVFWVSKGCLRVWINKDGQEVTFQFFLENSMVSSIESFWRGMPSKFTLETIEPTVVWVADKEDIRPLLEDSLATPEYRDLFIDVIFQRTFDYVNHSLSFVQSTPEERYLKLYESRPELIQRIPQHYIASYIGISKVHLSRIKSKLLKS; encoded by the coding sequence ATGTTCGAAAAAGTAGATAAAGATTCTTTACTTAGCCAAGAGTTTATCAATAAGTATAAACCTTATTTTAGAGAGGAAGTGTATCCTGCAAAAACAGTATTGTTAGAGGAGGGAGCGATAGCGAATAAAGTATTTTGGGTAAGCAAGGGATGTCTGCGTGTTTGGATTAATAAAGATGGACAGGAGGTGACTTTTCAATTCTTTTTAGAGAACAGTATGGTTTCTTCTATTGAGAGTTTTTGGAGGGGAATGCCTAGTAAATTTACTCTTGAGACGATAGAACCTACAGTGGTATGGGTGGCTGATAAAGAAGATATCAGACCATTATTAGAAGACTCTTTAGCTACGCCAGAGTATAGAGATCTGTTTATAGATGTGATTTTTCAGCGAACATTCGACTATGTGAATCACAGCTTATCTTTTGTACAGTCAACCCCAGAGGAGCGTTATCTTAAGCTTTATGAGAGTAGACCAGAGTTGATACAACGTATTCCACAGCACTATATCGCTTCTTATATAGGAATATCTAAGGTTCACTTAAGCCGTATCAAAAGCAAGCTGCTAAAGTCCTAA